The sequence AAGCGCACATGCATACTCAGTTAAACATCACTACTATTTACATATCCCTGGATTTAGCACAATTTACCAAGTTTCACTGTGGCTCATTCTTACAAACACAAATATAAtttatttttccccccattttaacCAAAAATCTGATTCGTTTCCATTATTCCTGCTTTCTTCCAACTACTGGCTGCTTTTTGTGTCATCCAAATAATCTCTTGATGACAAATTGAAAATTCCCATCAATCAGGCTGAGCCCTCCATCCTTCTCAAAAGTAGAGGTCACAGAGAAAGCCAGATGCACAATTTCTGCATGGAAACTGATATTTTATTTCAGTTTGTACGTCCTCAAATGcagtcctgttgttctgtccaaacAGAGATGGGGACATTCAACAGACTGCTTTCCGAGAACAGATGCAACCACACACTGGGGAGACCATCTGAGATGCGATCAGACATGACTTATTCATATCCGTTGCCCACAACACACATCATAAGCAATTACATGTATACCAAAGTCAGCTTTAGTGAGACAGATAACCAAAAAGGCATCATACCTTGTTTAAGTGTTAAATGGCCGTTCTTGTTGATTGCAATCTTTGAGTTATCAACCGGCCCCGGTGGATCTTCAAAAGGACAAAGGAGAAGATTCTGTTATCAAATGCTGTGTTCAGCTGCACATTTAATGTATGTTACATAATCCATAATAACTGTTTCGGGGCACAAATATCCCAGTGTCAAATGTTTCGGTCACATTATTAAAGCAGTTTCTTTTCAAGTCCTTTCACTGGGAAAACAAGCACAGAAGGAACAGAAGTTCGAAGGGGAAAAACAAAGCCTTCTATACACGTCTATGCTCTTGAAGATgtgacaataaaaaaacaaaagaagcaaatcaaaaaaaaaagtggaatacATTTTGACACTTCAATTTGCAGTAGCAGCAGGCTCACTTGACATGTGGGACTAAGGCATGCTCTTTGAAGATACAGCAAGAGAGGGAAAAGCTTCATCTCAGCGGAGGCAGTATTTGATATACGTGGAGAATTTGGAAGGTGCACGAGAAAATCTTCTTCAGTATATTTTCCACTctattaaaaaaatgtttaaataaaCCTAATGTGCGCATTTGCTTTAAAAAGTAAGCCTCGCAATTTCTCATGAGACTTGGATCAGGTTGAAAGGAATCCCATGATAAATCACCACTGTCCACAAGTAATCTCATGTAGGCGTCACTGTCAAGTGGGGAAACGTTTGGTCTTTTAAACAGCCAATTGGATAGGGTTAGGGGCTGAGAGAGGAGACCTTGGTCCACTCACCATTATCCTTGCCTTTGACAAAGCCCTCCCACTCACGAAACCACTGCATGCTGATGCAGTATATGACCACTGGAGACTCCTCCTCCTGGAATGCCTTGTTCAGCTACAGGGACAGAGTAGATgaagaggtgggggtgggggtgagtgagtgagttggaGAGGAAAGTGGGAGGAGAAAAGCAGGAGGAAACAGGGAGGAGAAGGAGATAAAAAAATGTGGCGAGAATGAAAGGATTGAGAGTAGAGGATGGAAAGCCTTATTCGTTTTCTACTGTCGTTATTAGAATGCAGTCTAACACCACCCTTCATCACTTTTGTTCTTTCTACGAAGTGAaatcctgctctctctccctcatgttTAAACACAGAACTAAATCTCTCTCTGActggctactgtgtgtgtgtgtttgtgtctgtgaggcAGAGTGGACAGCCAATCCAAGCTGCATCTGTCCCTATGCATTAATGATGAGTATTGCATCGGGCTAACACCTCTCATCTCCTGCTAGGGTGAGTTGTGCCAACACAGGCGGCCTATCAACTGGTTAAATAGACCAGAGAAAGGTCTATACACACCGGCATACtggcacacacacaatacactgtTATTTCACACTtaaaccaaacaacaacaaaaaaaaaaccatctggcTGATGATTCTTCTTGCTACTACAACTACAACAGGATTTTACTCAAGCTGTGCTGGCAGATGTATTAAAAAAGAGAGGGCATACCCGGACAAACATGTCCAGCTCAGTCTTGCGTCGTTTTTCTAGTTTCTCGATCTCTGTCTGGCACGTGTGGCAAACGTACAGGTGGTTGACAGCGGGTCCGCCTCCATACCTATAAACAGCAGACCAAATTTACTCTCCCGGCTCAGCTCAGGAACACAAAATATGAATttggggggtgtctgggtagcatagtggtctattccgttacctaccaacacgggggtctccggttacctctggcttggtaaggcgcccctacagacacaattggctgtgtatgtgggggggacgCCAGatatgggtctgtgtcctggtcactgcactagcccctcctctggtcggtcgggcgccccttcaggggggaggggaaactggggggaatagcatgatcctcccacgcgctaagtccccctagtgaaactcctcactgtcaggtgaaaagaagcggctggcgactccacatgtatcggaggaggcatgtggtagtctgcagccctccccggctcggcagagggggtggagcagcgaccgggacagctcagagagcggggtgattggccaggtacatttggggagataaataagggggtaaaaaaaaaattttttttggctaTATGAGCAGAGGTCTGATAGAAAATGACTTGTTTCCTAAATGGTGTTGTATGCCTAGGCAGAAGTTAGAAGAAAACTGAGGCAACTGCCACCGCTGGCTCAGCTGGCTAGGGTACCTACCTGCTGTAAAGGTGATCCCAGACATTCTGTGGCAACATCACAACCAGGTCATCGATGAATGGCGCCTTGTTGGGCGGCACACCTGAGGGAACACGTTAGTGCATTTAATCAATAACGCTGCTACCAACAACACACAGTTTAGCCCTCACAGATCAGTACAGATGTGTGACAGAGGTGTGTCAGAATTGACTCAATGTTACTGAGAGACATTATCCAATATTGGAGTTAATGTTGGGTACTGAGAACTGGTTCCGACTTGGAACTGGCTTCAAATTTCTAAGAACATGCATTTGTATATTATACAGAAATATTGTGAAGCGGGTTATATTCCTTTCCAAGTGTTAAGTCTCCTTCATTTAGGTCAGCCAGACATGACTGACATCCTATTATTTGTTAAAATTTACTATATACGTAACCAGTTTTGATAAGCGGAGTCAGACTCGATAAAATCTAAATGACAATGAACTTTTTTTATGGTTACCATAGTCAGTGTCAAGCAAAGCTTCCACGGGGAGTTTTgaatttttgttgactttgtgtgatgatgtggacaAAAGCAGTAGTTTTACACCAAAGAACGACTTCATGGTTGCAAAGATCTATATTTGCCCTCTGGTAGCTTGTGTGTTTATTGTTAAGAGAAGAGTGAGGGATGTAGAGGTGTTTTGGAAAACAGGTGTTTGCAAGATATATAGTGATTAGGTTATCTGATGTACCCAGTCTGAATTCAGCAAATGGTTGCACCAGATTCTGTGGGGAATTCAACCTGGAGACAAGCGTTTGGAATCATTATATCTCAATATCTAATCTTCTCGCTGATGgtcacattttcttatgtcggtCATATCGAAACATCAAAATTAAACTGagactggggcatccgggtggcgtggcagtctattccgttgcctaccaacacaggcatcgtcggttcaaatccctgtgtcacctccggcttggttgggcgtccctacagacacaattggccgtgtctgcgagtgggaagctggatgtgggtatgtgtcttggtcgctgcactagcacctcctctggtcagtcgggatgcctgttcgggggggggggggggatagcgtgatcctcccacgcgctacgcaccctggtgaaactcctcactgtcaggtgaaaagaagcagctggcgactccacatgtactgcaggaggcatgtggtagtctgtagccctccccggattggcagagggggtggagcagcgaccgagacggctcagagagcaaggtgattggccaagtacaattggggagaaaaggggggaaaaatacaaataaaacgggaaaaataaataaaattgaggCTGATATAGAAATCAGTAGTAAACTCGCAGAAGCTTTGCGTAAAATTCAATCTAATTTATCTTATTTCCGGTTTCATTATTCCCAAATGACAAGGAATGATAGAAGCATCTCAAGTAAATTGTAACAGTGATAATTGCAGGTGCAAGCACAGCGCTGCGTAACTGTCTATTTTTTGTTTCAAATGAATCAATCCTCTACTGTATTGGAAACATATGCAGTGCAACAACCTTCTCAGACCACTACAAGGATATTACCTGCCAGAGGGGGCACAGCAGTGTAATCCACCAGTATTTCTTATTTATGTTGGATGAGAAAACGTCCACCACAACTGTTGTAGCCCAATAACTGTAAAAAACTTACTTTTAACAGTTTTTCATGCTTGGTCATATTTCCAATTGTACAATTCAAGGCCataaaaggatgaaaaggagGCTGAGAGCTCGGGTATTACTGACATATAAATCTTTTAGAGTCCAGTCCTCTCCTCTACCGAGAGTATCAGTAAAGGAGATTATCCAGATAAAAACAAGTTACAACCCTTCTGAAGTCTGCCATGTTCTGCAGAAGGCATGCTCTACAGCCTTGTCGAAGATACAAATCCCTAAAAATGTTAAAAGGCAATGAGTGTCCACAGGGAGTGGATGTTCTGGGATTTCCCGGCTATGTGCTTGGACAAGACAGGAGGGAAACTGATCACTAATGAAACGGGTGCACTGGTACCTCCATGGCAGCAGAGGAAGTCGTTGTTGACGATGGGTCCTGGCTCAGCGAAGGTCTTGAACTTGTTGAGCCACTGGCGGGAGATGTAAAACTGCAGCAGGCTGGGCTCCATCATATTGAGCAGCCCTGTCACCCGCCGGCGCTCCTTCAGCGTGTCCTCATTGCTCTTCCTGTGATGGAACAGAGCATAACCTTGGCCGTTGACGCCACAATTGCAAAACAGCTCATTGAAAGGCTGAGAATTTCTATAGGAATATGACAGGTAAATGTCTtcttaattttatttttaaatagAATAAATAGTTTGTTTTCAACTTTGCAATGAACCCCATTCTTTTAACGAGTCTGATGGCGATGGCTTACTTGTAGAAGAGTACATAAGCCTCAGCATTCTGGACACAGGACTCGGAGACCTCGGTCACACTTTGGTCATCAAATTCATACCACAAATTGTTGATATCATTCCTGCAGTAAGCTATGTAGTGTCCACCTAGGAACAGACAGGGAAAGGAAGTGAGCCCAGAAACAAATCTACTTTGTCTGCATGAAATCTGTCTTTAGAGGCTTGTGAATGCAAAATACTCCTACTGTGATGTGCCATCTGACGTGGCTACAACAGATGAACaggaggtgggtgtgtgtgtgtgtgtgtgtgtgtgtaggtgtgtgtgcccACTCACTGCTGGCGGTGCCATGGTGACAGATGACAGACAGCAGGTCATAGCTGGTGGTCTGGGTGGATCTTTCTTTGGCCAGGAAAGGCTGCAGGTCTAGGCCCTCGAGCGGGAAGGAGACATGGGTACCTATCTTGGTGGAGAACATCAGTTCGTGTCTGAAACGCTTTAAGTGGATGCACAGGAtctggaggaaaggaaaggaatgcacaggaaacagttttttttccccttctttctccAGAAAGCCTGGcccaaggttaaaaaaaaaacacaatgtaaTTTGATATAGAAGGTGTCTGTGTACCTCTGGTAAACACTGTACTTTGCAGAATTTGACTCCGTTTCGTAATCTATAAAGGGGAAAAAAGGAGTTGAACATCGATAGTTCTATTTTTTAGTTAATCTAATGTGATTTGATACTTAGGATTCATCAATAAGCAGAGACGCTGAAAATTAGGTGCTCACTTCTTGCATTTTTCACAGCTATACATGTTgtcccctgaaaaaaaaaaaacccagtcaaTTGTTTTTTTACTCATCCATATTTATCAAGTATTAACATCTGAGTTGGTAGTCCAAGGCCACGTCCAAGGACTCACCTTTTAGCTCATCCCTGGCAAAGAAGGCTGCCAGACAATCTTGTAGTGTCACCACTGGACCCCAGAACcagctaaaaaaattttttaattaaaaatggGCACGAGTATGAATTTTAAACATAAAGAGCACCTTATAATGAGCGATAGAGGTTTTCCTGAGGCACTACTGCCTGCAGTAACAGTTGAAGAAACTCAGCATGTAACTGTACTTTGTCTAGGCTAGATGCCCAAAACATATCAATTGAATAAGGCAGCTGTTACCTTTTGATGTATTCCATGACGAAGGCAATCCAGCCCTGGGGCGCGTAGGCCTCCCCGCAGGAGCCAGCTTTAACCAAGGAGGTCTGGTGGGTGGAGGAGTGGAGCTTGGCCAGGTCCTCCTTCCCTGGGATGGGGAGTGATATGTCCTGGAAGTTCTCCAGGATCACTGACACCTATGAGCCATGACACGCTGACAGTCAACACTCATTTTTCATAAATGGCATCTGCATTAGATGAATACTGGGATGAAAACATAAAAATTTCATTTTTAATTCTATTTTCAACAATTTCGAAGAATTTGTGGAAACTCATTGTTCTAAGTGTAAAGTATATTACGGGCTCCTATTATGGGCTCCTGCTTACGAACTACCTATCTTTTTGAGGAGTGTAGCAGCTGTTTTTTGGGGTACGATTATTGCCAAGTTTGAAGCACCAAACATTTTGCTTGGGTTTAAaccatttgtattattattatttggcaCCCTGATGTGATGTAGTGGCGAGACCCTTACCTGTGGAATCACAGTTTCTTAAACAGACTTAGACCTAGTTTTTCTCATTTAGCATGTTGCGCCACTCCCCATGGGTTCTCTATGTCAGCATCAACTCCACTTCCTGGCATGTGCATGCTTACTAATcttaaaataaaacttgacttgccAGTCTATTAACTGCACCACCGGCTTTTGGCTGTCTCTCCTACACCGTGTCCCTCTCCCCTTTTCCCACTATCTTAATGAAACCGTATGAGGGGAACTGAAGTCATCTGTTGACATCGAAACACTCACCCGATCGCAGGTGAGGCACTGAACTGAGCTGACGATGGTCCCGTCGAACACATCGGAGATGACACTGCGGTATTTCTTTTGACGCTTGTTCTTTGGTGGGGTGAATGTGGTCACCACTGTGGGAGAGCACAGAAGGGTTTATTTCCAGAAAGAGACACACATATAAGAAAAACATGCACAGACACGTCTGGTACCTGCTATTTTTTCGGGTGTCCTGGTGGTTTACCCGGTGAAAATGCACACCCTATACCTTCAAACCTATGTTCAGCATCCAATTCCAGCCTAAGACCTGTTTAGCATATCGCTCCCTCCCTGGTAACCTAGTCTTTTTGTCCCTCTTCACTGTATGATGAAGTAAATCTGTCCGTAAAGCAAACCTGGACTTGGTGATTCTTTTCTTGGAGAAAATGAGTGAGCAACACAGCATGGTAGCTTAGTGGTCAGCATTGTCGCTTCACAGAGAAAGGGTCCTAGATTTGATTCTCAGTTTTTGTGAGGCTTTtccatgtcctccctgtgtttttgtttttggttcgCTGGTTTCCCTCCACAGTCcatatacatgcatgttaggtgatCTGAAGACTCCATTGTGTATGACTGATTGTGTACCCTGTGATGGAGTGACCTTGGCCCTTTTGAGAAATTTAGTCTTGCAATATTTTGCTTACTGTGCTAACCAAGGAGTACTACCTTTCTTGTGCACAGAGTTGAGGTTGGGCCAGCCAGATGCAGATTTTGGAGGGCTGCTGGACATTTTGGGACCATGCCCCTCCATGGAAATGGGACTCTGTGCTCTGGCATTATTGGACAACTGGATGTCTGGGAAGGGATCTGTTGGAGCAAGGGGACAAGGTCCTCAGAGTTTCAAGGACAGAGATTTGCTACTGGATCTTGAAAAACCAGCTTGTATTTAATATTGATGACTTTTTTTAAGTGGCAAGTAAATCCCATCTATTGATCCACAATAATATACAGTatatgacatgacagagtgtgttTTGACTATGAGTCAAATCTAGTTTGTCTCCACCATATTTACCTGTACTTCTACCCTGGACCTTGATGGCTCCCTGGCTGCTGATAATGGGCACACTGGCAGTGTCAACATCTTTGTCTAGGTCTCCGGTGCCTCCACCCCCACCACCTGTATTGCCCCCACAGCGGTACAGGTCATTGATCATGTTCTTCTCCTTCTGCCACTCCCGGTTGGCCTGGATTTCGTCCCGATCGGGAATTAGCATCTCGGCCTCGTTGGTGTCATCTGATGGCCGCCCCTCCCCAGTGCCTCCGGGGACCTCACTGTCGGCCCGCTCACTGCTGCCACATGACTCACATGACTGGAAGTCATTGTCAGACTGGCTGCGGTTGTCATCGTCAGGGCCCTCATCCATAGCGATGCCATTGCATTGGTCGTTCGGATCAGGCTGCGGCTCCTTGAGCTCCTCGTGGAGCTGGTCCATCAG is a genomic window of Lampris incognitus isolate fLamInc1 chromosome 14, fLamInc1.hap2, whole genome shotgun sequence containing:
- the usp33 gene encoding ubiquitin carboxyl-terminal hydrolase 33 isoform X1 translates to MLSGSSCDCLHLECVGEITKEELIQKSHGHCQDCKVGGPNLWACLENRCSYVGCGECHSDHSTLHSQETQHNLTVNLTTLRVWCYACGEEVFLDRKLGPRSPLTTTTPLPSSQSTYQENGRAPGSPTSLRVPPNGGCEDMDMEIEEEDELRARGLTGLKNIGNTCYMNAALQALSNCPPLTQFFLECGGLVRTDKKPALCKSYQKLVSDLWHKNRPSYVVPTSLFQGIKAVNPMFRGYSQQDSQEFLRCLMDQLHEELKEPQPDPNDQCNGIAMDEGPDDDNRSQSDNDFQSCESCGSSERADSEVPGGTGEGRPSDDTNEAEMLIPDRDEIQANREWQKEKNMINDLYRCGGNTGGGGGGTGDLDKDVDTASVPIISSQGAIKVQGRSTDPFPDIQLSNNARAQSPISMEGHGPKMSSSPPKSASGWPNLNSVHKKVVTTFTPPKNKRQKKYRSVISDVFDGTIVSSVQCLTCDRVSVILENFQDISLPIPGKEDLAKLHSSTHQTSLVKAGSCGEAYAPQGWIAFVMEYIKSWFWGPVVTLQDCLAAFFARDELKGDNMYSCEKCKKLRNGVKFCKVQCLPEILCIHLKRFRHELMFSTKIGTHVSFPLEGLDLQPFLAKERSTQTTSYDLLSVICHHGTASSGHYIAYCRNDINNLWYEFDDQSVTEVSESCVQNAEAYVLFYKKSNEDTLKERRRVTGLLNMMEPSLLQFYISRQWLNKFKTFAEPGPIVNNDFLCCHGGVPPNKAPFIDDLVVMLPQNVWDHLYSRYGGGPAVNHLYVCHTCQTEIEKLEKRRKTELDMFVRLNKAFQEEESPVVIYCISMQWFREWEGFVKGKDNDPPGPVDNSKIAINKNGHLTLKQGADSGQISEETWNFLHSIYSGGPVVTVRPSVGHQETETSQSEEKIEVETRSV
- the usp33 gene encoding ubiquitin carboxyl-terminal hydrolase 33 isoform X2, whose amino-acid sequence is MPAPNTWRLTRKETQHNLTVNLTTLRVWCYACGEEVFLDRKLGPRSPLTTTTPLPSSQSTYQENGRAPGSPTSLRVPPNGGCEDMDMEIEEEDELRARGLTGLKNIGNTCYMNAALQALSNCPPLTQFFLECGGLVRTDKKPALCKSYQKLVSDLWHKNRPSYVVPTSLFQGIKAVNPMFRGYSQQDSQEFLRCLMDQLHEELKEPQPDPNDQCNGIAMDEGPDDDNRSQSDNDFQSCESCGSSERADSEVPGGTGEGRPSDDTNEAEMLIPDRDEIQANREWQKEKNMINDLYRCGGNTGGGGGGTGDLDKDVDTASVPIISSQGAIKVQGRSTDPFPDIQLSNNARAQSPISMEGHGPKMSSSPPKSASGWPNLNSVHKKVVTTFTPPKNKRQKKYRSVISDVFDGTIVSSVQCLTCDRVSVILENFQDISLPIPGKEDLAKLHSSTHQTSLVKAGSCGEAYAPQGWIAFVMEYIKSWFWGPVVTLQDCLAAFFARDELKGDNMYSCEKCKKLRNGVKFCKVQCLPEILCIHLKRFRHELMFSTKIGTHVSFPLEGLDLQPFLAKERSTQTTSYDLLSVICHHGTASSGHYIAYCRNDINNLWYEFDDQSVTEVSESCVQNAEAYVLFYKKSNEDTLKERRRVTGLLNMMEPSLLQFYISRQWLNKFKTFAEPGPIVNNDFLCCHGGVPPNKAPFIDDLVVMLPQNVWDHLYSRYGGGPAVNHLYVCHTCQTEIEKLEKRRKTELDMFVRLNKAFQEEESPVVIYCISMQWFREWEGFVKGKDNDPPGPVDNSKIAINKNGHLTLKQGADSGQISEETWNFLHSIYSGGPVVTVRPSVGHQETETSQSEEKIEVETRSV